A stretch of the Desulfovibrio porci genome encodes the following:
- a CDS encoding DegT/DnrJ/EryC1/StrS family aminotransferase produces MDIKVNFSGRAIRYTEEEIAVVVEAMRNADPLTQGRYMREFESKFARYQGVAEGSCFTTMNGCAALEMSAQLCRFKPGDELVIPSHTFTASAYPYQKKGARLVWADVDPLTRVVTAASIEKVLTPSTKAVVVVHLYGYVADMPAIAALCKERGLILIEDAAQAIGAEVDGKKAGSFGDMAVFSFHSHKNLTTLGEGGMLYVRDPALAAVVPALRHNGHCTYDFERPDYWKPAMGNVDVPMLDGDMLMPNNYCLGEVECALGAKLLDRIDRINDEKRARALRFMDALADFPELEFHRVDNRRHNYHLLAARMTAGPEMRDRFMRAMSQEKGVKCVVQYIPLDRYDYYRRLGYGSADCPNADAFFDSMISFPFQHWLSEEDFNYMLAATRDVLTALRRG; encoded by the coding sequence ATGGACATCAAGGTCAATTTCAGCGGACGCGCCATCCGCTATACGGAAGAAGAAATCGCCGTGGTCGTGGAGGCCATGCGCAACGCCGATCCCCTGACCCAGGGCCGTTACATGCGCGAGTTTGAAAGCAAGTTCGCACGCTACCAGGGCGTGGCCGAGGGCAGCTGCTTCACCACCATGAACGGTTGCGCGGCCCTGGAAATGTCGGCCCAGCTCTGCCGCTTCAAGCCCGGCGACGAGCTGGTCATTCCCTCGCATACCTTTACGGCTTCGGCCTACCCCTATCAAAAAAAGGGCGCGCGTCTGGTCTGGGCCGACGTGGACCCGCTCACCCGCGTGGTCACCGCCGCAAGCATTGAAAAAGTCCTGACGCCCAGCACCAAAGCCGTGGTGGTGGTCCACCTTTACGGCTATGTGGCGGACATGCCCGCCATCGCGGCCCTCTGCAAGGAGCGCGGCCTGATTCTCATTGAGGACGCGGCCCAGGCCATCGGCGCGGAGGTGGACGGCAAAAAGGCGGGCAGCTTCGGGGACATGGCCGTGTTTTCCTTCCACTCGCACAAGAATCTGACCACTCTGGGCGAGGGCGGCATGCTCTACGTGCGCGACCCGGCCCTGGCCGCCGTGGTGCCCGCCCTGCGCCACAACGGGCACTGCACCTATGACTTCGAGCGCCCGGACTACTGGAAACCGGCCATGGGCAACGTGGACGTGCCCATGCTGGACGGCGACATGCTCATGCCCAACAACTACTGCCTGGGCGAGGTGGAATGTGCGCTCGGCGCGAAGCTGCTGGACCGCATCGACCGGATCAACGACGAAAAGCGCGCGCGGGCCCTGCGCTTTATGGACGCCCTGGCCGACTTTCCGGAACTGGAATTCCACCGCGTAGACAACCGCCGCCACAATTATCATCTGCTGGCCGCGCGCATGACCGCCGGGCCGGAGATGCGCGACCGCTTCATGCGCGCCATGTCCCAAGAAAAAGGCGTCAAATGCGTGGTGCAGTACATTCCGCTGGACCGCTACGACTATTACCGGCGTTTGGGCTACGGCTCGGCGGACTGCCCCAATGCGGACGCCTTTTTCGACAGCATGATATCCTTCCCCTTCCAGCACTGGCTGAGCGAGGAGGATTTCAACTACATGCTGGCGGCCACGCGCGACGTCCTGACTGCCTTGCGCCGGGGGTAG
- a CDS encoding cytidine 5'-phosphate N-acetylneuraminic acid synthetase, whose amino-acid sequence MKERCIVIPAVKKNAVIPDQLVKKLAGVTLMERAIHTARAVAPGEDIVALTDSQEISLICERAGVGFHWNKDLRFTSLDIVAEMRDLLGELARRYEHCVILRASCPLLTWVDVEDAWKKYLEAGADSLVTVKSVRQRIWNVRGDSLESLLDSTAGTDGGEEQFLVESRALIILRLALLRESAGADATPAPALSAGHPPVRHPGKVIPYFLNERAIEIQSYQDWWICERLLLRRHVVFVVAGYPAIGMGHVFRALMLAHEITSHKITFVCTRESELAVESIARKEYRIVRQGNEDLVDTVLGLRPDLVVNDFLNTGTAYMERLRAGGARCVNFEDEGPGAELAQLVVNALYESGQSTERLRCGPDYFCLRDEFVGAARNPLRPETRTVLITFGGTDQRDCSRRVLDIIEPICRAYGIAIRLVAGPGYAHKEAMEAHLRALENPLVSFTWATNVMSRMMEGADLAVCSAGRTVYELAHMRVPGMVLAHHEREARHTFARPRNGFAFMGLMDRVDDVKIRNVFLAMLKQTRRARFWERQNRLDFTANKARVVGLMLGLLDKDGA is encoded by the coding sequence GTGAAAGAACGCTGCATCGTCATCCCGGCCGTCAAGAAGAACGCGGTCATCCCCGACCAGCTGGTCAAAAAGCTGGCCGGGGTCACGCTCATGGAGCGGGCCATCCACACGGCGCGCGCCGTGGCGCCGGGCGAGGACATCGTAGCACTTACGGACAGCCAGGAAATCTCGCTGATCTGCGAGCGGGCGGGCGTGGGCTTTCACTGGAACAAGGACCTGCGCTTCACCAGTCTGGACATTGTGGCCGAGATGCGCGACCTGCTGGGCGAGCTGGCCCGGCGCTACGAGCATTGCGTCATCCTGCGCGCCTCCTGCCCGCTGCTGACCTGGGTGGACGTGGAGGACGCCTGGAAAAAATACCTGGAGGCCGGGGCCGACAGTCTGGTCACGGTGAAGAGCGTGCGCCAGCGCATCTGGAACGTGCGCGGCGACAGTCTGGAAAGCCTGCTGGACAGCACCGCGGGCACGGACGGCGGTGAGGAACAGTTTCTGGTGGAAAGCCGGGCCCTGATCATCCTGCGTCTGGCTCTGCTGCGGGAGAGCGCGGGAGCGGACGCGACCCCGGCTCCGGCCCTGTCGGCGGGCCATCCTCCGGTCCGGCATCCGGGCAAGGTCATCCCTTATTTTCTCAACGAGCGGGCTATTGAGATCCAGTCCTATCAGGACTGGTGGATCTGCGAGCGCCTGCTGCTGCGGCGGCATGTGGTCTTTGTGGTGGCCGGGTACCCGGCCATCGGCATGGGGCACGTCTTCCGCGCGCTCATGCTGGCCCACGAGATCACCAGCCACAAGATCACCTTTGTCTGTACCCGCGAAAGCGAACTGGCCGTGGAAAGCATCGCCCGCAAGGAGTACCGCATCGTGCGCCAGGGCAACGAGGATCTGGTCGACACGGTGCTGGGCCTGCGGCCCGATCTGGTGGTCAACGATTTTCTGAATACCGGCACGGCCTATATGGAGCGTCTGCGCGCGGGCGGCGCGCGCTGCGTCAACTTCGAGGACGAGGGGCCGGGCGCGGAACTGGCCCAACTGGTGGTCAACGCCCTGTACGAGAGCGGCCAGAGCACGGAACGTCTGCGCTGCGGGCCGGACTATTTCTGCCTGCGCGACGAGTTCGTGGGCGCGGCGCGCAATCCCCTGCGGCCCGAGACGCGCACCGTGCTGATCACCTTTGGCGGCACGGATCAGCGGGACTGCTCGCGCCGGGTGCTGGACATCATCGAGCCCATCTGCCGGGCCTACGGCATCGCCATCCGCCTGGTGGCCGGGCCGGGATACGCCCACAAGGAGGCCATGGAGGCCCACCTGCGCGCGCTGGAAAATCCTCTGGTGAGCTTCACCTGGGCCACCAACGTCATGAGCCGTATGATGGAAGGCGCGGATCTGGCCGTCTGCTCGGCCGGACGCACGGTCTACGAACTGGCGCACATGCGCGTGCCCGGCATGGTGCTGGCCCACCACGAACGCGAGGCCCGGCACACCTTTGCCCGGCCGCGCAACGGCTTTGCCTTTATGGGCCTCATGGACCGCGTGGACGACGTGAAAATCCGCAACGTCTTTCTGGCCATGCTCAAGCAGACCCGGCGGGCGCGCTTCTGGGAGCGCCAGAATCGGCTGGACTTCACGGCCAACAAGGCGCGGGTGGTTGGCTTGATGCTGGGCCTGCTTGACAAGGACGGGGCATGA
- a CDS encoding DUF4952 domain-containing protein — protein MSAPAGMRRISQRVAVCFVFLLCAPLACAWTARAGEVAGLPLPPGLACGDFLAMAGKKPDVLEFLGCERGRDAQISVLAARYRVRGADAALAEDVLRRESGMAPLVFVCCRWEMRKFGQGSFSFRQPGLSAARAEADGGLLSVYRVRMGSGDTEYYQRDEWLLIPWFYVTVLLDLERP, from the coding sequence ATGAGCGCCCCGGCGGGAATGCGGCGCATCAGTCAGCGCGTCGCGGTCTGTTTTGTTTTTTTGCTCTGCGCCCCGCTGGCCTGCGCGTGGACGGCGCGCGCCGGGGAGGTTGCGGGGTTGCCGCTGCCGCCGGGTCTGGCCTGTGGCGATTTTCTGGCCATGGCCGGGAAGAAGCCGGATGTTCTGGAATTTCTGGGTTGTGAGCGGGGCCGCGACGCGCAGATTTCCGTGCTGGCGGCCCGCTATCGGGTACGCGGCGCGGATGCGGCCTTGGCGGAGGACGTGCTGCGGCGCGAAAGCGGTATGGCCCCGCTGGTTTTTGTCTGTTGCCGCTGGGAAATGCGAAAATTCGGGCAGGGGAGCTTCAGCTTCCGCCAACCGGGTTTGTCCGCCGCACGGGCCGAGGCGGACGGCGGCCTGCTTTCCGTCTACCGTGTCCGCATGGGCAGCGGCGACACCGAATATTATCAACGCGACGAGTGGCTGCTGATCCCCTGGTTTTACGTCACGGTGCTTCTGGATCTGGAACGGCCCTGA
- a CDS encoding cytidylyltransferase domain-containing protein: MSHNVRRRKVVAVVQARLGSSRLPLKSLLCLRDLPVIDWVTRRLAQSRRLDQVMVAVPDTALDQALLEHLRRRGVPCMAGPEEDVLARFCLAARQAEAELVVRVCADNPLIWGEAVDRLVNFYEATGCDYAYNHIPRNNRWPDGLGAEILSRDLLDGLDARARQASQREHCLNYIWDNPADFRIATFDPEEPWLCRPDLKLDLDRPEDFRRLALLPLTPDMDARAIVDVCGKDQP, translated from the coding sequence ATGTCCCACAATGTCCGCCGCCGCAAGGTTGTGGCTGTTGTTCAGGCCCGGCTGGGTTCCAGCCGCTTGCCCCTGAAATCCCTGCTCTGTCTGCGCGATCTGCCGGTCATCGACTGGGTGACGCGTCGCCTGGCGCAATCCCGCCGTCTGGATCAGGTCATGGTGGCCGTGCCGGACACGGCGCTGGATCAGGCGCTTCTGGAGCATTTGCGCCGCCGGGGCGTGCCCTGCATGGCCGGGCCGGAGGAGGACGTGCTGGCCCGTTTCTGTCTGGCGGCCCGGCAGGCGGAGGCGGAGCTGGTGGTGCGCGTCTGCGCGGACAATCCCCTGATCTGGGGCGAGGCCGTGGACCGGCTGGTGAATTTTTATGAAGCAACGGGCTGCGATTACGCCTACAATCATATCCCGCGCAACAACCGCTGGCCCGACGGCCTGGGGGCCGAAATCCTGTCCCGCGACCTGCTGGACGGCCTGGACGCCAGGGCCAGGCAGGCCTCGCAACGCGAACACTGCCTGAATTACATCTGGGATAACCCCGCCGATTTCCGCATTGCCACCTTTGACCCGGAAGAGCCCTGGCTCTGCCGTCCGGACCTCAAGCTGGACCTGGACCGGCCCGAGGACTTCCGGCGGCTGGCGCTGCTGCCGCTCACGCCGGACATGGACGCGCGGGCCATTGTGGATGTGTGCGGGAAGGATCAGCCGTAG
- a CDS encoding integrase core domain-containing protein, which produces MNGKAKRFTRTALKEWAYARTYTHSWKRTAYLPIWTQCYNFLHPHTALGRKPPASKLSGG; this is translated from the coding sequence ATCAATGGTAAGGCGAAACGCTTCACCAGAACTGCCTTAAAAGAGTGGGCATACGCAAGAACATATACCCACTCGTGGAAGCGAACAGCGTATCTGCCGATCTGGACACAATGTTACAATTTCCTGCATCCTCATACGGCTCTTGGCAGAAAACCTCCAGCCTCAAAACTTTCTGGAGGGTGA
- a CDS encoding DDE-type integrase/transposase/recombinase has translation MNSHKNAKLTARGREEMIRRMGSAPASIVAAGFGVSLRTARKWMRRYRQGGSANLVDRSSRPRRCRNKLTEYELGCVLALRKERLTGDAIALRLGLGRSSVFRALRKLGCSRLSSLGKKEPVHRYQWEKAGQMLHLDIKRLGKIDGIGHKKAGTRQVRRRRPGWEYLHVCVDDASRAAYTAVLPDETAESAVEFLWFAVAWYTEHGIKVERVLTDNGSCYMPWKFRKACRELGIKHKRTRPYHP, from the coding sequence GTGAACAGCCATAAGAATGCCAAACTGACGGCCAGAGGTCGAGAAGAAATGATCCGGCGGATGGGCTCCGCCCCTGCCTCGATAGTGGCAGCGGGGTTTGGGGTAAGCCTGCGAACCGCCAGAAAATGGATGCGCCGTTACCGTCAGGGAGGTTCTGCGAACCTTGTTGATAGAAGTTCCCGGCCCAGGCGTTGCCGGAACAAGCTGACGGAATATGAACTTGGTTGTGTTCTGGCCCTGCGCAAAGAGCGCTTAACCGGCGACGCGATTGCCTTGCGGCTGGGTCTGGGGCGTAGCAGCGTGTTCCGGGCTCTGCGGAAACTCGGCTGCTCCCGTCTTTCTTCACTGGGAAAAAAGGAACCGGTTCACCGCTACCAGTGGGAGAAAGCGGGGCAAATGCTTCATCTGGACATAAAACGGCTTGGTAAAATTGACGGAATCGGACACAAAAAAGCGGGAACGCGGCAAGTCCGCCGCCGTCGGCCGGGTTGGGAATACTTGCATGTCTGCGTGGATGACGCTTCCAGGGCGGCATATACGGCGGTCTTGCCGGATGAAACAGCGGAATCGGCAGTGGAGTTTTTATGGTTTGCCGTTGCTTGGTACACTGAACACGGCATCAAAGTGGAGCGCGTCCTGACGGATAACGGCTCTTGTTATATGCCATGGAAATTTCGGAAAGCTTGCCGCGAGTTGGGCATCAAGCATAAGCGCACACGGCCTTATCATCCTTAA
- a CDS encoding nucleotidyltransferase family protein translates to MKIASCIREIYKERFELYGILKKLVDEIIRSQKNDRWHFESRLKEELSYALKLETGRYSSPDIDDFYAATIVVEDYSKIDQALDLVNNNFEILIRRPTDNVFGKQKPWEFQFTDIRLVCQLGEKWSDKAGLCSLNFEIQIKTFLQHAWSIATHDLVYKSHSPNWALERVAYQLKSMLEHAELSILEAKALGESKLLQRNHFDYRHIEECISIFHEFWDEKELPPDLKRLAENTSQFLKLYESSVSELRAALESKKAELGGNLYLNISPFNTIIEALYSKDRAKFISCLDKLESKKRSLIIPNDVGPAVDDEICKRKCIVIVKR, encoded by the coding sequence ATGAAAATAGCATCTTGTATCAGAGAGATCTATAAAGAGCGCTTTGAGCTATACGGAATTTTAAAAAAATTAGTTGATGAAATTATTCGATCTCAAAAGAACGATCGTTGGCACTTTGAAAGCAGGCTAAAGGAAGAATTAAGCTATGCACTCAAGCTTGAAACTGGTCGCTATTCTTCCCCAGACATTGATGATTTTTATGCAGCTACAATTGTTGTCGAGGATTATTCTAAAATAGATCAAGCTCTTGATCTCGTAAATAATAATTTTGAAATTTTAATAAGGAGGCCGACGGATAATGTTTTTGGTAAACAGAAACCATGGGAGTTTCAATTCACTGATATACGTCTTGTTTGCCAATTAGGCGAAAAATGGAGCGATAAGGCTGGATTATGCAGCCTTAACTTTGAAATACAAATCAAAACCTTCTTGCAACACGCTTGGAGTATTGCGACCCATGATTTAGTTTACAAATCACACTCGCCAAACTGGGCGCTTGAACGAGTCGCATACCAACTGAAGTCAATGCTTGAGCATGCCGAATTAAGTATTTTAGAGGCTAAAGCACTAGGGGAATCAAAACTTCTTCAAAGAAATCACTTTGATTATCGTCATATTGAAGAGTGTATTTCAATATTCCATGAGTTTTGGGACGAAAAAGAACTTCCGCCTGATCTCAAAAGACTTGCAGAAAACACGTCACAGTTTTTAAAACTTTATGAATCTTCCGTTAGTGAGCTGCGCGCGGCTTTGGAGTCAAAGAAGGCTGAACTAGGTGGTAACTTGTATCTCAATATATCCCCCTTCAATACCATCATCGAAGCCCTCTATTCTAAGGACAGAGCTAAATTTATTTCCTGCTTGGATAAACTGGAATCCAAAAAACGTAGCTTAATAATTCCGAATGATGTTGGGCCTGCAGTTGATGACGAAATTTGTAAACGAAAATGTATTGTCATTGTTAAACGATAA
- a CDS encoding DUF262 domain-containing protein, producing MYSRSPRTQDISWFLDLYRQEKIDLDPPYQRKSVWSGRDRRFFIDTVLRNYPSPPIYLCKKIDDKGNITYDVVDGKQRLETIFLFFNNKISAGRDFGDDRVNGKRWKKINEEKQYREIFLNYEIIVEHVTIPDNASITINEVFDRLNRNSRKLTEQELRHAKYDGWFISFCEKMADNSFWEQVKIATKARTKRMRDVQFISELLMVSIDQKIHGFDQALIDKFYSAYDIPAEEGDEDIAFDPYALEDKFQSTLKILEEMEQFNACVSTFASDQKHLYTLWAAISIIENINVQQSSEAYSVFMAQVGDFIAAQSEYEDNEEYLSSVDVPSYVRKYAAGSQGASTDLPQRESRLSALTEALQS from the coding sequence ATGTACAGCAGAAGCCCCAGAACTCAAGATATCTCTTGGTTTCTAGACCTTTATCGCCAAGAAAAGATAGATCTAGACCCTCCTTACCAGAGGAAAAGTGTTTGGAGCGGTAGGGATAGAAGATTTTTCATTGATACTGTTCTAAGGAACTACCCTTCACCACCAATTTATCTATGTAAAAAAATTGATGATAAAGGCAATATTACCTATGACGTTGTCGACGGCAAGCAAAGGCTGGAAACAATATTTTTATTTTTTAACAATAAAATATCTGCTGGGCGTGATTTTGGCGATGATAGAGTTAATGGAAAACGTTGGAAGAAAATAAACGAGGAAAAGCAATATAGAGAAATATTTCTTAATTATGAAATTATAGTTGAGCATGTTACTATACCAGACAATGCATCAATTACAATTAATGAAGTTTTCGACAGACTAAATAGAAATTCTAGAAAGCTTACCGAACAAGAATTGAGACATGCAAAATATGATGGATGGTTCATTTCCTTTTGCGAGAAAATGGCGGATAACTCTTTTTGGGAGCAGGTAAAAATAGCAACAAAAGCACGAACGAAAAGGATGCGTGATGTACAGTTTATATCAGAACTGCTCATGGTTTCCATAGACCAAAAGATACATGGTTTTGACCAAGCATTGATTGATAAATTTTATTCAGCTTATGACATACCAGCTGAAGAAGGGGATGAAGACATCGCTTTTGATCCATATGCACTGGAAGATAAATTTCAATCTACTTTAAAAATTCTTGAAGAAATGGAACAGTTCAATGCATGTGTTTCGACCTTTGCCTCTGACCAAAAACATCTCTATACCTTATGGGCAGCTATATCTATCATTGAAAACATAAATGTGCAGCAGTCTTCTGAAGCATACTCAGTCTTCATGGCCCAAGTTGGAGATTTCATTGCTGCGCAATCTGAATATGAGGATAATGAAGAATATCTCTCGTCAGTAGATGTACCGAGCTATGTGAGAAAATACGCAGCGGGTTCTCAAGGGGCTAGCACAGATTTGCCTCAAAGGGAAAGCCGTCTTAGTGCTTTAACCGAAGCTCTGCAAAGTTAA
- a CDS encoding Eco57I restriction-modification methylase domain-containing protein, translating to MLRDSQEPLTDNSDSISAKSAYSQYMTPTRVAEFMASLFSKLTPRKNIRFLDAGAGKGALTSAFLRSYTQALLTINNPTFDLFEIDNTLAKKLELNVKNVVPVLSDNIQIINSDFLELAPNLINEGIGHYSHIMLNPPYKKLYGESRYTKILQSNEINAANLYTAFMSLSIKLLDKKGELVAIIPRSFCNGFYHKKFRDFIFDNCSIEHIHLFRSRTRVFKQDKVLQENIIVLLKKDSKQKEVNISISTDDHFKDFRQESVPFSEVVHPDDVNKFIRIPIASSTTGRLAVGLSLADLGVDVSTGPIVDFRALDFLNQMPESGDVPLIYPGHLNGTTEWPKRDFRKPNAIRFCKKTEKLLFPTGFYVAIRRMSSKEEQRRIVAHLIDPKNFPGFKYLGFENHLNIIHSNKNGLSESLAYGLVGYLNSSYVNSLFHCFNGHTQVNATDLRSIKYPSLDILSYLGDWIKNEKIKCQTRIDEKIRSNIPIHE from the coding sequence ATGCTGCGTGATAGCCAAGAACCGTTAACCGATAATAGTGACAGTATTTCAGCTAAAAGCGCGTATAGTCAGTATATGACACCTACACGTGTAGCTGAGTTCATGGCCAGCCTTTTTTCCAAGCTAACCCCAAGAAAAAATATTCGCTTTCTTGACGCAGGCGCGGGCAAGGGCGCTTTGACGAGCGCATTCTTGCGTTCCTACACACAAGCCCTCTTAACGATAAATAATCCTACTTTTGATCTTTTTGAGATTGACAATACACTTGCCAAAAAGCTTGAGTTAAATGTTAAAAATGTTGTTCCTGTTTTGAGTGATAATATACAAATTATCAATTCTGATTTTTTAGAATTAGCACCAAATTTAATAAATGAAGGTATCGGTCATTATTCTCATATCATGCTCAACCCTCCGTATAAAAAGTTGTATGGAGAATCTCGTTACACAAAAATATTACAATCTAATGAAATTAATGCAGCTAATTTGTATACAGCCTTTATGTCATTATCTATCAAGCTATTAGATAAAAAAGGGGAATTGGTTGCAATCATTCCAAGAAGTTTTTGTAATGGCTTTTATCATAAAAAATTTAGAGATTTTATTTTTGATAATTGTTCAATAGAACATATTCATTTGTTTAGATCAAGAACAAGAGTATTTAAACAAGATAAGGTACTACAAGAAAATATTATAGTTTTATTAAAAAAAGATTCAAAACAAAAAGAAGTAAATATTTCTATATCAACTGATGACCATTTCAAGGATTTTAGGCAGGAAAGCGTTCCTTTTTCCGAAGTGGTTCATCCTGATGACGTAAATAAATTCATAAGAATTCCTATAGCAAGTTCCACTACTGGGCGTTTAGCTGTGGGCCTCTCACTTGCGGATCTGGGGGTCGATGTGTCAACAGGGCCGATCGTAGACTTTCGGGCACTTGATTTTCTTAACCAGATGCCCGAGTCAGGCGATGTACCGTTAATTTATCCCGGACATTTAAATGGTACCACAGAATGGCCTAAAAGAGACTTTAGAAAACCAAATGCAATTCGTTTCTGCAAGAAAACAGAAAAGCTTCTTTTCCCTACCGGTTTTTATGTCGCTATCCGAAGAATGTCTTCAAAGGAAGAACAACGGAGAATCGTGGCCCACTTAATAGACCCTAAAAATTTCCCTGGATTCAAATATTTGGGATTTGAAAATCACCTCAATATTATTCATTCCAATAAAAATGGCCTCTCGGAGTCTCTAGCTTATGGGCTTGTTGGTTATTTGAACTCAAGCTATGTTAACTCGTTGTTCCACTGTTTTAACGGCCACACACAAGTCAATGCAACTGACTTGCGTTCTATAAAGTATCCCTCTCTTGATATTTTATCATACCTAGGCGACTGGATTAAAAATGAAAAGATCAAGTGCCAGACTAGAATAGACGAAAAAATACGATCTAACATTCCAATCCATGAATAA
- a CDS encoding glutamine--tRNA ligase/YqeY domain fusion protein translates to MQINSDATTPEPARPGVDFIRARIQEDNASGRFGGQVHTRFPPEPNGYLHLGHAKSICLNFGVAREFGGLCNLRFDDTNPTKEETEYVESIREDVRWLGGDWQDREFYASNYFEQLYAYAEQLIRMGKAYVDDLSADEIREYRGTLTEPGRESPYRNRSVEENLDLFRRMRAGEFPDGVRVLRAKIDMASPNLVMRDPTLYRIRHAEHHRTGNAWCIYPMYDFTHCLSDSLEGITHSLCTLEFVNNRELYDWVLDTLGVYHPQQIEFARLNLTYTVLSKRKLIQLVKEGHVRGWDDPRMPTLSGLRRRGVPAAALREFCARIGLARADSIVDYSMLEFCVREHLNAYAPRVMAVLDPVKVVIENYPEGQVEEFEMPYHPEDPSYGSRKVPFSRELYIERDDFRQDPPKKFHRLSPGAEVRLRYAYFITCREAVLDEAGNVLELRCVYDPQSRGGQSPDGRKVKGTIHWVSAAHALPAEVRLYDHLFAVENPNAAPEGKTFLDNLNPDSLRVVRGLLEPALGEGEIGRTLQFERLGYFCKDRDSSPELPVFNRTATLRDTWAKLEKKGA, encoded by the coding sequence ATGCAAATCAACAGCGACGCCACGACCCCTGAACCGGCCAGGCCAGGCGTGGACTTCATCCGCGCCCGTATTCAGGAGGACAACGCTTCCGGCCGTTTCGGCGGTCAGGTCCACACGCGCTTTCCGCCGGAGCCCAACGGCTACCTGCATCTCGGGCACGCCAAGTCCATCTGCCTCAATTTCGGCGTGGCGCGGGAATTCGGCGGCCTGTGCAATCTGCGTTTCGACGACACCAATCCCACCAAGGAAGAAACCGAGTACGTGGAGTCCATCCGCGAGGACGTGCGCTGGCTGGGCGGCGACTGGCAGGACCGGGAATTTTACGCTTCCAATTATTTTGAACAGCTCTACGCCTACGCCGAGCAGCTGATCCGGATGGGCAAGGCCTATGTGGACGACCTTTCCGCCGACGAGATCCGCGAATATCGCGGCACCCTCACCGAGCCCGGCCGCGAAAGCCCGTACCGCAACCGCAGCGTGGAGGAAAATCTGGATCTCTTCCGCCGCATGCGCGCCGGGGAGTTCCCGGACGGCGTGCGCGTGCTGCGGGCTAAGATCGACATGGCCTCGCCCAACCTGGTCATGCGCGATCCCACGCTTTACCGCATCCGTCACGCCGAGCATCACCGCACGGGCAATGCCTGGTGTATCTATCCCATGTACGACTTTACGCATTGCCTGTCCGACTCGCTGGAGGGCATCACGCATTCGCTCTGCACTCTTGAATTCGTGAACAACCGCGAACTGTACGACTGGGTGCTGGACACGCTGGGCGTGTACCATCCGCAGCAGATCGAATTTGCCCGCCTGAACCTGACCTATACCGTGCTCTCCAAGCGCAAGCTGATCCAGCTGGTCAAGGAGGGCCACGTCCGGGGCTGGGACGACCCGCGCATGCCCACGCTCAGCGGCCTGCGCCGCCGGGGCGTGCCGGCCGCCGCCCTGCGCGAGTTCTGTGCCCGTATCGGTCTGGCCCGCGCCGATTCCATTGTGGATTATTCCATGCTGGAATTCTGCGTCCGCGAGCACCTCAACGCGTACGCCCCGCGCGTCATGGCCGTGCTGGACCCCGTCAAGGTGGTCATTGAGAATTATCCGGAAGGGCAGGTGGAGGAATTTGAAATGCCCTACCACCCGGAAGACCCCTCCTACGGCAGCCGTAAGGTGCCTTTCTCGCGCGAGCTGTATATCGAGCGCGACGACTTCCGCCAGGACCCGCCCAAGAAATTCCACCGTCTCTCGCCCGGCGCGGAAGTGCGCCTGCGCTACGCCTATTTCATCACCTGCCGCGAGGCCGTGCTGGACGAGGCGGGCAACGTGCTGGAACTGCGTTGCGTGTACGATCCCCAGAGCCGGGGCGGCCAGAGCCCGGACGGCCGCAAGGTCAAGGGCACCATCCACTGGGTGTCGGCGGCGCACGCCCTTCCGGCGGAGGTGCGCCTGTACGACCATCTTTTCGCGGTGGAAAATCCCAATGCCGCGCCCGAGGGCAAGACCTTTCTGGACAACCTCAATCCCGATTCGCTGCGGGTGGTGCGCGGGCTGCTGGAACCGGCCCTGGGCGAGGGCGAAATCGGCCGGACTCTGCAATTCGAACGCCTGGGCTATTTCTGCAAGGACAGGGACAGCTCGCCGGAACTGCCCGTGTTCAACCGCACGGCCACCCTGCGCGACACCTGGGCCAAGCTGGAAAAAAAGGGAGCGTAA